A stretch of the Sulfurimonas sp. HSL3-1 genome encodes the following:
- a CDS encoding ATP-dependent helicase → MPLSRLNEEQYRAATASFGHNLIIASAGTGKTSTIVGRIAHLLGQGVQPHEILLLTFTNKAAAEMVERVAAFFGAEKAGQIDAGTFHAVSYRWLKRQQGKVVLKQQRELKTLFRSVYEKRSFHHLEGENEPYGANYLYDLYSYYQNTEMDKSFEMWITERQEEHDRFAMIYADIIDEFEELKTQYGFLNFNDLLLQMRKLCERMELGYKEVLVDEYQDTNALQGTLIDAMSPPSLFCVGDYDQSIYAFNGADISIIGSFSQKYPDADVHTLSKNYRSTVPILSLANKVIAKNERIYPKQLEVTRDHAAPPPKLLVYDELFEQYHGIAEMIGKSATEHEEIAVIFRNNSSADGIEAALREKGIACRRRGGVSFFDAKEVKFILDIYTLLVNESDMMAFIHVFEHAKGVGSALAKELYVALQFLGGGSMLRGLYTPDLKISNPFEKRKLNHQLGLFDDFLELGHAGRFAEVISDKKLLKNPVLKHPKLTKDGAKMLSQFYTLLQAIKNLSRPQNVVQKIAASDLYATVAEQLAVRRAILPDGQVDAKLKTEALERIRRKPAVLQELAKPYKEHERFLNAMILGSQDLTQGEGVHLLSIHASKGLEYKEVYVIDLMDGRFPNRKLMGRGGSLDEERRLFYVAVTRAKDILYLSFAKYDRIKKAQFVPSIFLYEAGMLKEDEEYRMLVKKEEAKEDA, encoded by the coding sequence GTGCCCCTTTCCCGTCTCAACGAAGAACAGTACCGTGCCGCGACCGCATCCTTTGGCCACAATCTGATTATCGCCTCCGCCGGGACGGGCAAGACGTCGACCATTGTCGGGCGGATTGCGCACCTTCTGGGGCAGGGGGTGCAGCCCCACGAGATCCTGCTGCTCACCTTTACGAACAAGGCCGCGGCGGAGATGGTCGAACGCGTTGCAGCCTTTTTCGGTGCGGAAAAGGCCGGGCAGATCGACGCAGGGACCTTCCATGCGGTCAGCTACCGCTGGCTCAAGCGGCAACAGGGCAAGGTCGTCCTCAAGCAGCAGCGCGAGCTCAAGACCCTCTTCCGCAGTGTTTACGAAAAACGCAGTTTCCACCACCTGGAGGGGGAGAACGAACCCTACGGCGCCAACTACCTCTATGACCTTTACTCCTATTACCAGAATACGGAGATGGACAAGAGTTTCGAGATGTGGATCACTGAGCGGCAGGAGGAACATGACCGTTTTGCCATGATCTATGCCGACATCATCGACGAATTCGAAGAGCTGAAAACCCAGTACGGGTTTTTGAACTTCAACGACCTGCTCCTGCAGATGCGCAAGCTCTGCGAACGGATGGAGCTCGGGTATAAAGAGGTGCTTGTCGACGAGTACCAGGATACCAACGCCCTGCAGGGGACGCTGATCGATGCGATGAGTCCGCCGTCGCTCTTCTGCGTCGGCGATTATGACCAGTCCATCTACGCCTTCAACGGGGCGGACATCTCCATTATCGGCTCTTTTTCGCAGAAGTACCCCGATGCCGACGTTCATACCCTCTCGAAGAACTACCGCTCGACGGTCCCCATCCTCTCCCTGGCGAACAAAGTGATTGCCAAAAATGAGCGCATTTACCCCAAACAGCTGGAGGTGACGCGGGATCATGCCGCACCGCCGCCGAAGCTGCTCGTGTACGACGAACTCTTCGAACAGTACCACGGCATCGCGGAGATGATTGGCAAGAGTGCAACCGAACACGAAGAGATTGCTGTCATTTTCCGCAACAACTCCAGTGCGGACGGGATCGAGGCGGCACTGCGGGAGAAGGGGATCGCCTGCCGCCGGCGCGGCGGGGTCAGCTTTTTTGACGCCAAAGAGGTGAAGTTCATTCTCGATATCTATACGCTGCTCGTCAACGAGAGCGATATGATGGCTTTCATCCATGTGTTCGAACATGCCAAAGGGGTGGGAAGCGCGTTGGCCAAGGAGCTCTACGTGGCGCTGCAGTTCCTTGGCGGCGGTTCGATGCTGCGGGGTCTTTATACGCCCGATCTGAAGATCAGCAACCCTTTCGAGAAACGGAAACTGAACCACCAGCTCGGACTGTTCGATGATTTTCTAGAGCTTGGGCATGCCGGCCGTTTTGCCGAGGTGATCAGCGATAAAAAGCTTTTGAAGAACCCCGTACTAAAGCATCCGAAGCTGACCAAAGACGGGGCGAAAATGCTCTCGCAGTTCTATACCCTGCTGCAGGCGATCAAAAACCTCTCCCGTCCCCAGAACGTCGTACAGAAAATCGCAGCCTCCGATCTCTATGCGACGGTCGCGGAGCAGCTGGCCGTCCGGCGTGCCATTTTGCCCGACGGCCAGGTCGATGCAAAGCTTAAAACGGAAGCATTGGAACGTATTCGCCGCAAACCGGCGGTGCTCCAGGAATTGGCCAAGCCCTATAAAGAGCATGAGCGCTTCCTCAATGCGATGATTCTCGGCTCCCAGGACCTGACCCAGGGCGAAGGGGTGCATCTGCTCAGTATCCATGCGTCCAAAGGGCTGGAGTATAAAGAGGTTTATGTCATCGATCTGATGGACGGGCGCTTTCCCAACCGTAAATTGATGGGCAGAGGCGGAAGTCTGGACGAGGAACGGCGGCTCTTCTACGTAGCGGTGACCCGGGCGAAGGATATCCTCTATCTGAGTTTCGCCAAATACGACCGGATCAAAAAAGCGCAGTTCGTCCCGTCGATCTTTCTTTACGAAGCGGGCATGCTCAAAGAGGACGAAGAGTACAGAATGCTTGTGAAAAAAGAGGAAGCGAAAGAAGACGCGTAA
- a CDS encoding type II secretion system F family protein, with the protein MKYYLATVLSKGKKVQHGFYAEGKKEAMYIAKVRYPGIVVNVMEGAAPLDDQLKHFKERFMGNIKKKKVKPDSLIAAIRQLAVMTNAGISVHDALNEIARAANDPVLEEIFSSVAEDINSGSSMSKSMENFRFQLGGLTLAMVELGEQTGNMADSLYQLADMLEEIRRNVIKFKKAMAYPRNVMIAMAVAFTILISYVVPQFKKIFEELHADLPLPTIILLKLEYLFNNFGPYILAGLIVFFIIFRYMLNTNREFKFRWHQLLLKTYLIKNLIMFSTLNRFTLVFSALVKAGIPIADALETSVAMIDNLPLQEKLLTVRQAVEKGASLSEGLADTGLFENMIIQMISAGEQGGQLDSMLEKVTDYYKMRFDQIIDGLAEAIEPIMLFMIAAMVLLLALGIFLPMWSLNDAVHGR; encoded by the coding sequence ATGAAATACTATCTTGCAACAGTCCTGTCAAAAGGGAAAAAAGTTCAACACGGCTTTTATGCCGAGGGGAAAAAAGAGGCGATGTATATTGCCAAAGTCCGCTATCCCGGTATCGTTGTCAATGTCATGGAAGGTGCAGCACCGCTTGATGATCAGCTCAAACATTTCAAAGAGCGTTTTATGGGCAACATCAAAAAGAAGAAGGTCAAACCCGATTCTCTGATCGCTGCGATCCGGCAGTTGGCCGTTATGACCAATGCCGGTATCTCCGTCCATGATGCATTGAACGAAATCGCACGGGCAGCCAACGACCCGGTGCTCGAAGAGATCTTCTCCTCCGTTGCCGAAGATATCAACTCGGGTTCAAGCATGTCGAAGTCCATGGAGAACTTCCGTTTTCAACTTGGCGGTCTCACCCTGGCGATGGTCGAACTCGGTGAACAGACCGGTAACATGGCAGATTCACTCTACCAGCTTGCCGACATGCTCGAAGAGATCCGTCGCAACGTCATCAAATTCAAGAAGGCTATGGCCTATCCGCGCAACGTCATGATCGCCATGGCCGTCGCCTTTACGATTTTGATCTCTTATGTTGTGCCCCAGTTTAAAAAGATCTTCGAAGAGCTGCATGCCGATCTGCCGCTGCCGACGATTATTCTGCTGAAACTGGAGTACCTGTTCAATAACTTCGGTCCTTATATCCTTGCGGGGTTGATTGTCTTTTTCATCATTTTCCGGTACATGCTCAATACCAACCGGGAGTTCAAATTCCGATGGCATCAGCTCTTACTGAAAACCTATTTGATCAAAAATCTGATCATGTTCTCTACGCTCAACCGTTTCACTCTGGTCTTCTCCGCCCTTGTCAAGGCGGGTATTCCCATTGCCGATGCGCTCGAGACCTCCGTCGCCATGATCGACAACCTCCCGCTGCAGGAGAAACTTTTAACCGTCAGACAGGCTGTCGAAAAAGGAGCCTCCCTAAGCGAAGGGCTTGCCGACACCGGATTGTTCGAGAATATGATCATTCAGATGATCTCCGCCGGTGAGCAGGGGGGTCAGCTCGACTCGATGCTTGAGAAGGTCACGGACTATTATAAGATGCGTTTCGACCAGATCATCGACGGGCTTGCCGAAGCGATCGAACCGATCATGCTCTTTATGATTGCCGCGATGGTCTTGCTGCTTGCCCTTGGTATCTTCTTGCCGATGTGGTCGCTCAACGACGCCGTCCACGGCCGTTAA
- a CDS encoding GspE/PulE family protein: MDRITHDLLEKKHISQTQIDRLVKVGVKEEILLETLTKVGAVSLNFVKRFVVEQIRAGKYDLEILKQYPFLPERAVLEYLAEVLEIQYIDLDSIDMDYRLAERVPLNLLQRSNALPVAESDMSITVAFADPLNIDAQEAIQRVFPRKPLQVAISSGKQIQSYLFKIDIKSSVKGLVDNIRKELNTIGSPEEQKDASSILQLINVILKTCIKSRASDIHIEPTENNCVVRARVDGKLAEIFIFDQDIYPPLASRFKLLANLDIAEKRKPQDGRFSAVVGDREYDFRFSTLPILYGESIVMRILDKEKALIRLEDAGMDADGYKKLIQALKKPHGILLVTGPTGSGKTTTLYGALNELRNVEDKVITVEDPVEYRMNLIQQVQVHPQVGMTFAAALRSILRQDPDKIMIGEIRDHETLEIAIKAALTGHLVISTLHTNDAISALPRMADMGIEPYLISGAVVAVQAQRLVRKICPHCKKELEVPPSVLKEYKAYIPPETVFYHGVGCKECNGSGYLGREMISEVLPITETLSSMIARSASKEEMMKQAIQEGFVSMFQNGMAKVVEGKTTIEEVLRVAKE; this comes from the coding sequence GTGGATAGAATTACGCACGATCTTCTGGAAAAAAAGCATATCTCCCAAACCCAGATCGACCGCCTTGTCAAGGTCGGGGTGAAAGAGGAGATCTTGCTGGAAACATTGACAAAAGTCGGGGCCGTATCGCTCAACTTTGTCAAACGTTTCGTCGTTGAACAGATCCGGGCCGGCAAGTATGACCTGGAGATTCTCAAACAGTATCCTTTTCTCCCCGAAAGGGCCGTCCTGGAGTACCTGGCGGAGGTCCTTGAGATCCAATATATCGATCTGGATTCGATCGATATGGATTATCGTTTGGCGGAGCGTGTTCCTCTGAATCTCTTGCAACGCTCCAATGCCTTGCCGGTCGCGGAAAGCGATATGAGCATTACGGTCGCCTTCGCCGATCCGCTCAACATCGATGCCCAGGAAGCGATTCAGAGGGTCTTCCCGCGTAAACCGCTCCAGGTGGCCATCTCCTCGGGAAAGCAGATCCAGTCCTATCTCTTCAAGATCGATATTAAAAGCAGTGTCAAGGGCCTTGTCGACAACATCCGAAAAGAGCTCAACACGATCGGTTCGCCCGAAGAGCAGAAGGACGCATCGTCGATTCTCCAGCTCATCAACGTTATTCTGAAAACCTGTATCAAGAGCCGGGCGAGCGATATCCATATCGAACCGACGGAGAACAACTGTGTCGTCCGGGCGCGTGTCGACGGGAAACTGGCCGAGATCTTCATCTTCGACCAGGATATCTACCCACCGCTCGCTTCGCGTTTCAAGCTCCTTGCCAATCTCGATATCGCCGAAAAGCGCAAACCCCAGGACGGCCGTTTCTCCGCCGTGGTCGGTGACCGCGAGTACGACTTCCGTTTTTCGACGCTCCCGATTCTCTACGGCGAGTCTATCGTTATGCGTATTCTGGACAAGGAGAAAGCGCTGATCCGACTTGAAGACGCCGGTATGGATGCGGACGGCTACAAAAAGCTGATCCAGGCTTTGAAAAAGCCCCACGGCATCCTTCTGGTCACCGGTCCGACCGGATCGGGAAAAACGACAACGCTCTACGGGGCCCTCAACGAACTGCGTAACGTCGAGGACAAAGTCATTACGGTCGAAGACCCTGTCGAATACCGGATGAACCTTATTCAGCAGGTCCAGGTCCATCCGCAGGTCGGTATGACCTTCGCCGCAGCATTGCGCTCAATTCTGCGCCAGGACCCTGACAAGATCATGATCGGTGAGATCCGTGACCATGAAACCCTGGAGATCGCTATCAAGGCCGCACTGACCGGGCACCTTGTCATCTCTACCCTGCACACCAACGACGCCATTTCCGCCCTGCCTCGTATGGCGGACATGGGAATCGAGCCCTATCTTATCAGCGGGGCCGTTGTCGCCGTTCAGGCGCAGCGTCTCGTCCGCAAAATCTGCCCGCACTGTAAAAAAGAGCTTGAAGTGCCGCCATCCGTTCTAAAAGAGTATAAGGCCTATATCCCGCCCGAGACGGTCTTTTACCATGGTGTCGGTTGTAAAGAGTGCAACGGCAGCGGCTATCTCGGCCGAGAGATGATCAGTGAAGTTCTTCCCATTACCGAAACACTCAGCAGCATGATCGCCAGGAGCGCTTCCAAAGAAGAGATGATGAAACAGGCGATTCAGGAAGGTTTCGTTAGTATGTTTCAGAATGGGATGGCAAAGGTCGTTGAAGGTAAAACAACAATTGAAGAAGTCTTGAGGGTGGCAAAAGAATGA
- a CDS encoding ATP-binding protein, whose translation MQNKNLFDSSKEVFLDVVDANAYVQLDRVAIVYKSLMEAIKKPLKMILLFGKPGTGKSMMLSRIYKELHDRQKIVLYQTPITDEDAFFRSLARDVFDYITDEPIHFTRFNELAAQYTFETPPVVLLDEAQMYSTALLEKIRLISDTRQIKFIISLHKTEQEDVVAKEHFQSRIWEAQELLNASAAELKIYIQKKLLRSNCFDVANMFNDKNVRWIHALTEGNYRNTNKLLFALFSIASWYEENQPTQINYTAVNRKMIEMAGIETGFINA comes from the coding sequence ATGCAGAATAAGAACCTCTTTGACTCTTCCAAAGAGGTCTTTCTCGATGTTGTAGACGCGAATGCCTATGTGCAGCTCGATCGCGTCGCCATCGTCTACAAATCCCTGATGGAAGCCATTAAAAAACCCCTGAAAATGATCCTGCTTTTCGGAAAACCGGGCACGGGTAAAAGTATGATGCTGAGCCGTATCTACAAAGAGCTGCATGACAGACAGAAGATCGTTCTATATCAGACACCCATCACCGATGAAGATGCTTTTTTCCGATCACTGGCACGCGATGTGTTTGACTACATCACCGACGAACCGATCCATTTTACGCGTTTCAATGAGCTTGCGGCACAATACACATTTGAAACCCCTCCGGTCGTCTTGCTGGACGAAGCGCAAATGTATTCGACAGCGTTGTTGGAAAAAATCCGTCTGATCTCCGATACGCGCCAGATCAAGTTTATTATCTCCCTACACAAAACGGAACAGGAGGATGTTGTCGCCAAAGAGCATTTCCAGTCACGTATCTGGGAAGCGCAAGAGCTGCTCAACGCTTCGGCCGCCGAACTGAAGATCTACATTCAGAAAAAACTGCTCCGGTCAAACTGTTTTGATGTCGCCAATATGTTCAATGACAAGAATGTCCGCTGGATCCATGCATTGACCGAAGGCAATTACCGTAATACCAACAAGTTGCTCTTTGCACTCTTCAGTATTGCGTCATGGTATGAAGAGAATCAGCCCACGCAGATCAACTATACTGCTGTCAACCGTAAAATGATTGAAATGGCGGGGATTGAAACGGGGTTTATCAATGCTTAA
- the mshL gene encoding pilus (MSHA type) biogenesis protein MshL — protein MKNMTPFQSIHKSITSVAAALLLASSVQAADCTYELFSISGAKGMTISKYVDQLSNECELTLIISDNEAEKKMSKRLQRTNLKNLTLNEVLDILLVDNNLNYTLENNILKISFIETKTYNIDYIISARKSIGSTDILLSSSQATGSSSSQSGGGGGGQGADLGGGSMQITQNNTSGIKIESLDEVKFWEELDLELQRVLNRPTDFYQAEAPIVNKNAGLVTVTATVRQQQRLEKYLNQLQKKIQYQVLIDVRMMAVTLNNSSSTGIDWSQIYALQNLSFHIDKLDALNVSTFDTTGNILTGGTAGYSGPASLLKLTGGNTINELVKFLKTQGDVDAISNPKVLTLNNQPALITVGTEYFYKIQQSQILAGSSAGTSQTTQNEEVNSIFAGVLLDITPEIANDNTITLKINPSVSQTRIKLSSDELEQQKRSMPPDLDRRQLASVVTVKDGNSIIIGGLIDKSESMHTNRVPLLGDIPGLGYLFKYEEKAVDTTELVIVIEPHIIKKENNTLSLSDLGYTKFTDSEVGLTAKETAAEANAE, from the coding sequence ATGAAAAACATGACTCCATTCCAAAGCATCCACAAGTCAATCACTTCGGTAGCCGCGGCCCTACTGCTGGCTTCATCGGTACAGGCAGCAGACTGTACCTATGAGCTCTTTTCCATCAGCGGAGCGAAGGGGATGACCATCTCCAAATATGTCGATCAGCTGAGCAACGAATGTGAACTCACGCTGATCATCAGCGACAATGAAGCTGAAAAAAAGATGTCCAAGCGCTTGCAGCGGACCAATCTGAAGAATCTCACCCTGAACGAGGTCCTGGATATTCTCCTGGTTGACAACAACCTCAACTACACCCTGGAGAACAATATCCTCAAGATCTCCTTTATCGAGACGAAGACCTACAACATCGACTACATTATCAGTGCCCGTAAAAGTATCGGCAGTACGGATATTCTGCTCAGCAGCTCCCAGGCAACCGGGAGTTCAAGCAGCCAATCCGGCGGCGGTGGCGGCGGCCAGGGGGCTGACCTCGGCGGCGGCTCCATGCAGATTACGCAGAACAACACCTCAGGTATCAAGATCGAGTCCCTCGACGAGGTCAAATTCTGGGAAGAACTCGACCTCGAACTGCAGCGTGTCCTGAACCGTCCGACGGACTTCTACCAGGCGGAAGCTCCGATCGTCAACAAAAACGCGGGGCTCGTCACCGTCACGGCGACGGTACGCCAGCAGCAGCGTCTTGAGAAGTACCTCAACCAACTGCAGAAAAAGATCCAGTACCAGGTACTGATCGACGTCCGGATGATGGCCGTTACGCTCAACAACAGTAGTTCAACGGGGATCGACTGGTCCCAGATCTATGCCCTGCAGAACCTTTCGTTTCACATTGACAAACTCGATGCTTTGAACGTTTCCACCTTTGATACGACGGGGAATATCCTGACGGGGGGAACCGCAGGCTATTCCGGTCCGGCATCACTGCTCAAACTCACCGGGGGCAATACGATCAATGAACTGGTCAAGTTCCTCAAAACGCAGGGAGACGTTGACGCGATCTCCAACCCGAAGGTGCTGACCCTCAACAACCAACCCGCCCTCATCACTGTCGGTACGGAGTACTTCTACAAGATCCAACAGTCCCAGATTCTGGCCGGTAGTTCAGCCGGTACATCGCAGACCACACAAAACGAAGAGGTCAACTCCATCTTCGCCGGTGTTCTGCTGGACATCACACCGGAGATCGCCAACGACAATACAATCACCCTCAAGATCAATCCTTCGGTCAGCCAGACGAGGATTAAACTCAGCAGTGACGAACTTGAGCAGCAGAAGCGCTCCATGCCGCCGGATCTTGACCGCCGCCAGCTTGCCTCTGTTGTGACCGTTAAAGACGGCAACAGTATCATTATCGGCGGTCTGATCGATAAGTCCGAAAGCATGCATACCAACAGAGTGCCGCTTCTTGGTGACATCCCGGGGCTCGGTTATCTCTTCAAATACGAAGAAAAAGCTGTGGATACGACGGAACTCGTTATCGTTATCGAACCGCACATTATCAAGAAAGAGAACAACACGCTCTCCCTTTCTGATCTTGGATATACCAAGTTTACCGACAGTGAAGTCGGCCTGACCGCAAAAGAAACAGCTGCAGAGGCCAATGCAGAATAA